The Hymenobacter oligotrophus genome segment TGAGGCTCAAGGCTTTAGTTAAGTCAATTACGGAATTAATCTCCTGTGAAATAATTGAAAACCCATATTTGTAAAAATAAAACTCATGCGCTTCCGAGTATTCAGAAGAAAAAACGCGCGAAACTGGTTTTACGATCAATTTTGTAAAACCGTCGTGTTTAAGCTGCATTAGTATTAAATTATAAATCTTTTCAAACTTATAATATTTTAAACCCGATTTGTGGACCAACCCACCATACGTTAGCCCTGGATGAGCTACAACAACGCTCTTGTCGGTGGTCGTTCTTGCTGATCCTGCCACAAATAAAGCCACAAGGGAACCTTCATCCCAAATCAAGTATGAATGGTCTTCAAATCGGTCTTTATGGTAGTCCATATATGACCGTTTAAATAAAAAAGTCCCATTAGCGCTTTTACCCACAAATTCATTCCATACGTCTATGTCCTGAGGGGTGTACTTGCGAATGGAGTAAATAGTGGTTTCAACGACTTCTTTCATACTAAATGATTTATTTTTAATTGCTGAAACGACTCATAGCTTCGAATGTAGTCATCCTCAGTATATTCGGCTGATGCCAAACATAGCAATACAGCATTGTGCGAGAACTTTATGGTACGCCAAAATAGTTTTGGAATATACAGCCCTACATTCGGCTCATCAAGTGTAAATTCGTGAACAGTATTATCTAGGCCTTCTAGTGTGAATACAATTTTACCGCTGGTAGCAAAAATAATTTGCTCCAAATCGTGATGAGCATGATGCCCCCGTACTACAGAGTCAGGCGTAAAATAAGTCCAATAAACCCGCTTGATCTCGAAGGGCAACTCGCTATTCTGCACCACTGAGATGTATCCCAGCATTGAAGAGCCAATCTTGGAAAATTCAATCAGAAAAGGGTCGGCCATACAGCAGTATTGTCTTAAGAAGTAGATGAGCGTGATGGCTACTTAATTTCAGCTACCAAATGCTTGAGCTTACGTGATTATTTTGCTTGGTTTAAATCAAGCCTGAAGTCACATGAAGTTGATAGGCTCGTGCTCGCGTAAAAATACTAAAACCTATTATAGTACTGCTGGCAGAAATCACGACCTGCTCCATCTGCACACCGCAACATAGGCTTTCCTGGGGATGAACAGTATTCTTACCTTGAGAAGCACACAGTACCATATTTTAGGAGTTGCGTCAACAAATTGCTCAAGGCAAACACGGGTTTGTGGTCATTTTTTGCTCTGCAAAGAAATTCGTTTAAGCATCTAATCGAAGGCCTAAGCCTCTTCCGCTTCACCGGCCAGCTGTGGCGTGGCGTAATGATTTTAGGGCAAGTACCTAAGCGGCGACATAGGCACGCCTACCGTGCGTAATAGAGCTTAGCCACGTTCCGCTCGAAAAGTTGTCAGCTAAGGCACTCACAGGTTTGGGCAGTTAGCCAGCCTATCGAGAGTTAGGCCCGCCGGATGGCTTGCGCCACCTCGGCTACTTGATCTTCCGTCATGCCTGGCCACAAAGGCAGACTCAAGGAGGTTCGGGCTAGTTTTTCAGCTATGGGCAACGAACCGGCTCCGAACTGCATCGGAGCATATGCCTGCTGCAGATGCGGAGGTACTGGGTAATGAATCATGGTGCCGATGCCTTGTTCTGTCAGGCGCCGCTGCAAAGCATCGCGTTCGTGGGTGCTCACTACGTACAGGTGATACACGTGGGTAGCCCCCGGAGCGGTTTGGGGTAACACCAAGCCTGCAATGCCGGCTAGGTGTTGGTTGTACCAAGCAGCTACCTGTTGGCGCTGGCCCGTCCAAACCGCCAAGGATTGCAATTTTACTCGCAGCACAGCAGCCTGTAGCTCGTCGAGGCGCGAGTTATAGCCCACGACTTCGTTGTAATACTTTTGTTGCGAACCGTAGTTGCGCAGCACGCGCACACGCTGGTCAAGTGCCGCGTCGTCAGTCGTTATAGCGCCGGCATCCCCAAGGGCGCCGAGATTTTTGCCGGGGTAAAAACTGGTGGCATTGATGTGGCCGAACGAACCCGTGAGTTGCCCGCCGAAGCTGGCGCCCTGGGCCTGCGCATTGTCT includes the following:
- a CDS encoding DegT/DnrJ/EryC1/StrS family aminotransferase; this encodes MDSMAIPFLSFQAQHEPIREQVLAAMARVYDSQWYVLGEEVKHFEAEYAAFSGTQHAVGVANGLDALVLALRALGVGEGDEVIVPSNTYIATWLAVTQVGATPVPVEPDPDTSNLDPAQLAAAITSRTRAIMPVHLYGQACRMKEIMTVALQYGLSVVEDNAQAQGASFGGQLTGSFGHINATSFYPGKNLGALGDAGAITTDDAALDQRVRVLRNYGSQQKYYNEVVGYNSRLDELQAAVLRVKLQSLAVWTGQRQQVAAWYNQHLAGIAGLVLPQTAPGATHVYHLYVVSTHERDALQRRLTEQGIGTMIHYPVPPHLQQAYAPMQFGAGSLPIAEKLARTSLSLPLWPGMTEDQVAEVAQAIRRA
- a CDS encoding sugar 3,4-ketoisomerase, translating into MADPFLIEFSKIGSSMLGYISVVQNSELPFEIKRVYWTYFTPDSVVRGHHAHHDLEQIIFATSGKIVFTLEGLDNTVHEFTLDEPNVGLYIPKLFWRTIKFSHNAVLLCLASAEYTEDDYIRSYESFQQLKINHLV
- a CDS encoding GNAT family N-acetyltransferase is translated as MKEVVETTIYSIRKYTPQDIDVWNEFVGKSANGTFLFKRSYMDYHKDRFEDHSYLIWDEGSLVALFVAGSARTTTDKSVVVAHPGLTYGGLVHKSGLKYYKFEKIYNLILMQLKHDGFTKLIVKPVSRVFSSEYSEAHEFYFYKYGFSIISQEINSVIDLTKALSLTRARKKNLKKADASGLRIEQSVNFHDFWAIMASSLMKTHGVRPVHTAEELLLLHQSNPNNIILFTASVGDKIVGGTLLFMDESKGFVHSQYTHANEEGREIRAIDAMVVTAAMYAQKKGIRKFSFGISTVNSEINYGLLSQKEDFGSVIELMHIYEKQL